The genomic stretch TGTTCCAACAGGAATCGAAGAACGATCAATACAAACTGTACCGGGCGTCGGATTATCCGTTGACGATGGACGACCTGTCACGCTTGCGGGGACGCGGCGTCACGCGTTTGTATATCAGCAAAGCGGCTCGTGCTGTCTATCAAACCTATTTGCGAAAAGTCGCGACGTCATCAGATTCCGATTCGGTGCCCCTGATCGCGAGAGTCGGTGCCCTCAACGAAGTGGTTCGCGACGTCCTGGAAACGGCTTTCAAACGCGACGACGTCGATAAAACGGTGCATGCGGCCGAACGCTTGGGCTCGCTCGCGACCGAAATCATCTCGCAAGATGAATTTACGGTAAGCGACTTGTTTCAAGTGCTTCATCATGACTACGCGACGTTCACGCACTCGGCCAACGTCGCCTTCTACGCAGGGATCCTGGCGACAGAGTTGGGATACAGCAAAGAAAACGTCGAACGAATCACAACCGGTGGATTGCTACACGATCTTGGGAAACTCGAGATCGGCGAAGAAATTCTATGTAAGCCTGGAAAGTTGGACGAAAGCGAGTTCCGCAAAATTCGTCTGCACCCAGGTTTGGGTTTCAAAAAACTCGCCCATCGAGAGGATCTTTGCGAAGGCCAATTGATGATGGCGTACCAGCATCACGAGCGCCTCGACGGACGCGGGTATCCCGTCGGTTGTGTTGATTCGGACCTTCACCCGTGGGCAAAAATTTGCGCTGTGGTAGATGTCTTCGAAGCGCTGACAAGTCAACGACCTTACCGTACCCCCATGCCGCGAAGCAAAGCACTTGAATTGCAGTCTCGTGATAGCGGCAAAGCATTTGACCCGGAGATACTTGCATGTTGGAAATCGATTATCCAACGCGATTCAGCGAGTTGATCCAGTCGATCGATTGTGACATCGAGTTACCAATCGAATGGACAGATTACTTCGAAGAACGTGGTGAGATCACTTCCTATGCAGAAGACGATCGCGCCAATCGACGACTGAAGATTCGCACACAGGGCATGA from Rubripirellula tenax encodes the following:
- a CDS encoding HD-GYP domain-containing protein gives rise to the protein MRIEFVMLGADYIPISVATLLPTEVVGLDLFQQESKNDQYKLYRASDYPLTMDDLSRLRGRGVTRLYISKAARAVYQTYLRKVATSSDSDSVPLIARVGALNEVVRDVLETAFKRDDVDKTVHAAERLGSLATEIISQDEFTVSDLFQVLHHDYATFTHSANVAFYAGILATELGYSKENVERITTGGLLHDLGKLEIGEEILCKPGKLDESEFRKIRLHPGLGFKKLAHREDLCEGQLMMAYQHHERLDGRGYPVGCVDSDLHPWAKICAVVDVFEALTSQRPYRTPMPRSKALELQSRDSGKAFDPEILACWKSIIQRDSAS